A single Amia ocellicauda isolate fAmiCal2 chromosome 9, fAmiCal2.hap1, whole genome shotgun sequence DNA region contains:
- the dpep1 gene encoding dipeptidase 1, whose product MSWHIAALWLCSVVILCSTENLRQRALTLMGETPLIDGHNDLPWQIRGLFNNELNTVDLHTLNNTHTNIAKIKEGRLAAQFWVAYAPCDSQYKDAVRYTLEQIDVIHRMCQKYPEDLMFAASSGDILKAFNQKKIASLIGVEGGHSIDSSLGTLRLMYQLGVRYLTLTHSCNTPWADNWLVDEGSHPAENNGLSKFGEQVIKEMNRIGMMIDLSHVSEKVMNQVLELSAAPVIFSHSSAYALCEHKRNVPDYLLQKVAHKKGIVMVNFYNNYITCSKNTTLLDVADHFDHIKKVAGYQIIGFGGDYDGVNRVPQGLEDVSKYPDLVTELLRRNWTDLEIMAALGENLLRVFKEVERVRDNSVQLRPDDLPIPSDKVQNPCRTPDQPVGAGSPVPVSPLLPALSLLLALLW is encoded by the exons ATGTCTTGGCATATAGCTGCACTGTGGTTGTGTTCTGTTGTAATCTTGTGCTCTACAGAGAACTTACGACAAAGAGCATTGACTCTGATGGGGGAAACACCACTTATAGATGG ACACAATGATCTTCCCTGGCAAATTAGAGGGCTTTTCAACAATGAACTGAACACAGTGGACCTTCACACACTGAATAATACCCACACCAACATTGCCAAAATCAAAGAAGGGAGACTTGCAGCACAG TTCTGGGTTGCCTATGCACCCTGTGATTCTCAGTACAAGGATGCAGTGAGGTACACCTTGGAGCAGATCGATGTGATACACAGGATGTGCCAGAAATACCCAGAAGACCTCATGTTTGCAGCCAGCAGTGGAG ATATACTGAAGGCCTTCAATCAGAAAAAGATCGCCAGCCTGATTGGAGTGGAGGGCGGTCACTCGATAGACAGCAGTCTGGGAACACTCCGCTTAATGTATCAGCTGGGAGTCCGCTACCTCACTCTTACCCACAGCTGCAACACACCCTG GGCTGATAATTGGCTTGTAGATGAAGGAAGTCACCCAGCGGAAAACAATGGCTTGTCAAAATTCGGAGAA CAAGTGATTAAGGAGATGAACCGTATTGGAATGATGATAGACTTGTCACACGTGTCTGAGAAGGTGATGAACCAGGTTTTGGAGTTATCCGCTGCACCGGTCATCTTCAGTCATTCCTCTGCCTACGCGCTGTGCGAACACAAGCGTAATGTGCCTGACTACCTCCTCCAAAAAGTG GCCCATAAGAAAGGCATTGTGATGGTAAACTTTTACAACAACTATATAACCTGCAGTAAGAACACAACGCTATTGGATGTAGCAG ATCATTTTGACCACATCAAGAAGGTGGCTGGTTATCAAATTATTGGTTTTGGAGGAGATTATGATGGAGTGAACAG GGTGCCACAGGGCCTGGAAGATGTGTCCAAGTACCCTGACCTGGTCACTGAGCTGCTGAGGCGAAACTGGACAGACCTCGAAATCATGGCTGCCCTTGGGGAAAACCTGCTCCGAGTTTTCAAGGAGGTGGAGAGA GTACGGGACAACTCAGTGCAGCTCCGGCCGGACGACCTCCCCATCCCCAGTGACAAGGTGCAGAACCCCTGCAGGACTCCAGACCAGCCCGTCGGCGCAGGCAGCCCTGTGCCCGTCAGCCCGCTGCTCCCGGCGCTGTCTCTGCTGCTGGCCTTGCTCTGGTGA